Proteins encoded together in one Pseudomonas sp. ADAK13 window:
- the prfA gene encoding peptide chain release factor 1, with the protein MKASLLNKLDVLQDRFEELTALLGDGEVISDQTKFRTYSKEYAEVEPIVATYTQLLKVQADLEGAQALLKDSDPDMREMAVEEVREAKDKLIELEGDLQRMLLPKDPNDGRNVFLEIRAGTGGDEAAIFSGDLFRMYSRYAERRGWRVEILSENEGEHGGYKEVIARVEGENVYGKLKFESGVHRVQRVPATESQGRIHTSACTVAVLPEPDEQEAIEINPADLRVDTYRSSGAGGQHVNKTDSAIRITHLPSGIVVECQEERSQHKNRARAMSWLSAKLNDQQTSAAANAIASERKLLVGSGDRSERIRTYNFAQGRVTDHRVNLTLYSLDEILAGGVDAVIEPLLAEYQADQLAAIGE; encoded by the coding sequence ATGAAAGCGTCACTGCTCAATAAACTGGACGTCCTTCAGGACCGTTTCGAAGAACTGACCGCCTTGCTCGGCGACGGCGAGGTCATCTCCGATCAGACCAAGTTCCGCACCTATTCCAAGGAGTACGCGGAAGTTGAACCGATTGTGGCCACCTATACACAGTTGCTCAAGGTTCAGGCTGACCTCGAAGGCGCCCAGGCGCTGCTCAAGGACAGTGACCCGGACATGCGCGAAATGGCCGTTGAAGAAGTGCGTGAAGCCAAGGACAAGCTGATCGAACTGGAAGGCGACCTGCAACGCATGCTGCTGCCCAAGGACCCCAACGACGGGCGCAACGTGTTCCTTGAAATCCGCGCCGGCACTGGCGGTGACGAGGCGGCGATTTTCTCCGGCGACCTGTTCCGCATGTACTCGCGCTATGCCGAACGTCGTGGCTGGCGGGTCGAGATCCTGTCCGAGAACGAAGGCGAACACGGCGGCTATAAAGAAGTCATCGCCCGGGTCGAAGGCGAGAATGTCTACGGCAAGCTGAAGTTCGAGTCTGGCGTACACCGCGTGCAGCGGGTGCCGGCCACCGAATCCCAGGGCCGTATCCACACCTCCGCGTGCACCGTGGCCGTGTTGCCCGAGCCGGACGAACAGGAAGCCATCGAGATCAACCCGGCAGACCTGCGGGTCGACACCTACCGTTCATCGGGCGCCGGTGGCCAGCACGTCAACAAGACCGACTCGGCGATTCGCATCACCCACTTGCCTTCGGGCATCGTGGTGGAGTGCCAGGAAGAACGTTCCCAGCACAAGAACCGTGCGCGGGCCATGTCCTGGCTGTCGGCCAAGCTCAACGACCAACAGACCAGCGCCGCCGCCAACGCAATTGCCAGCGAGCGTAAATTGCTGGTGGGCTCGGGCGACCGTTCCGAGCGTATCCGTACCTACAACTTTGCCCAGGGCCGGGTCACCGACCACCGCGTCAACCTGACGCTGTACTCCCTGGATGAAATCCTTGCCGGTGGCGTTGATGCGGTGATCGAGCCGTTGTTGGCCGAGTACCAGGCCGACCAGTTGGCGGCGATAGGTGAATAA
- the prmC gene encoding peptide chain release factor N(5)-glutamine methyltransferase encodes MTIIASLLRAADLPDSPTARLDVELLLAAALGKSRSYLHTWPEKIVSSEDALTFADYLQRRRTGEPVAYILGQQGFWKLDLEVAPHTLIPRPETEMLVEAALELLPATPAKVLDLGTGSGAIALALASERPAWQVTAVDRVLEAVALAERNRQRLHLNNATVLNSHWFSALEGRTYNLIISNPPYIADTDPHLVAGDVRFEPASALVAGHDGLDDLRLIIAQAPAHLDAAGWLLLEHGYDQAPAVRDLLLGEGFEDVHSRIDLGGHGRITLGRRP; translated from the coding sequence ATGACCATTATTGCCAGCCTGTTACGCGCCGCCGACCTGCCGGACTCGCCCACTGCGCGCCTGGATGTGGAATTGTTGCTGGCCGCGGCCCTGGGCAAGTCCCGCAGCTACCTGCACACCTGGCCGGAAAAAATCGTCAGCAGCGAAGACGCACTGACCTTTGCCGACTACCTGCAACGCCGCCGCACCGGCGAGCCCGTGGCCTACATCCTCGGCCAGCAAGGCTTCTGGAAGCTCGACCTGGAAGTGGCTCCGCACACGCTGATCCCGCGTCCGGAAACCGAGATGCTGGTGGAAGCCGCCCTGGAATTGCTGCCGGCCACCCCGGCCAAGGTCCTCGACCTGGGTACCGGCAGCGGCGCGATTGCCCTGGCCCTGGCCAGCGAACGCCCGGCTTGGCAAGTCACCGCCGTCGACCGCGTGCTGGAAGCCGTCGCGCTGGCCGAGCGCAACCGTCAGCGCCTGCACCTGAACAACGCCACCGTGCTGAACAGCCACTGGTTCAGCGCCCTCGAAGGCCGCACCTACAACCTGATCATCAGCAACCCGCCTTATATAGCCGACACCGACCCCCATCTGGTGGCCGGTGATGTGCGCTTTGAACCCGCCAGTGCGCTGGTGGCCGGGCACGATGGCCTGGACGACCTGCGGTTGATCATCGCCCAGGCGCCTGCGCACCTCGACGCCGCGGGCTGGTTGCTGCTGGAACACGGTTACGACCAGGCGCCCGCCGTGCGCGACCTGCTGCTGGGCGAAGGTTTCGAAGACGTCCATAGCCGCATCGACCTGGGTGGCCACGGACGCATCACTCTGGGACGCCGGCCGTGA
- a CDS encoding molybdopterin-synthase adenylyltransferase MoeB translates to MMNDQELLRYSRQILLQHVDIEGQLRLKNSRALIVGLGGLGSPVALYLAAAGVGELHLADFDSVDLTNLQRQIIHDTDSVGLSKVDSAIRRLSAINPEIQLVAHRSALDEDSLAAAVTAVDVVLDCSDNFSTREAVNAACVAAGKPLVSGAAIRLEGQLSVFDPRRAESPCYHCLYGHGSEAELTCSEAGVIGPLVGLVGSLQALEALKLLAGFGEPLVGRLLLIDALTTRFRELRVKRDPGCSVCGSQHG, encoded by the coding sequence GTGATGAATGATCAGGAGCTGTTGCGCTATAGCCGGCAGATTCTGTTGCAGCATGTCGACATTGAAGGCCAGTTGCGCCTGAAAAACAGCCGCGCGCTGATCGTCGGGCTCGGTGGCCTCGGTTCCCCGGTGGCGCTGTACCTGGCAGCGGCGGGCGTGGGTGAGCTGCATTTGGCGGACTTCGACAGCGTCGACCTGACCAACCTGCAACGCCAGATCATCCATGACACCGACAGTGTCGGCCTGAGCAAGGTCGACTCGGCGATTCGCCGCCTGAGCGCGATCAATCCTGAAATACAGTTGGTTGCCCATCGCAGCGCGCTGGATGAGGATTCTCTCGCGGCCGCCGTGACGGCGGTCGACGTCGTACTGGATTGCAGCGATAACTTCTCCACCCGCGAAGCGGTCAATGCTGCGTGTGTCGCCGCCGGCAAACCGCTGGTCAGCGGCGCCGCGATTCGCCTGGAAGGCCAGTTGTCGGTGTTCGACCCGCGCCGCGCCGAAAGCCCGTGCTACCACTGTTTATACGGGCACGGCAGCGAGGCCGAACTGACCTGCAGCGAAGCCGGCGTCATCGGCCCGCTGGTGGGGTTGGTGGGAAGCCTGCAAGCCCTGGAAGCCTTGAAATTGCTGGCCGGTTTCGGCGAGCCACTGGTGGGGCGGCTGTTGTTGATCGACGCCCTGACCACGCGTTTTCGCGAGTTGCGGGTCAAGCGCGATCCCGGTTGCAGCGTCTGCGGTAGCCAACATGGTTAA
- the murI gene encoding glutamate racemase — MVKDAPIGVFDSGVGGLSVLDEIQRLLPHESLLYVADGGNIPYGEKTPAFILDRSRRVAEFFREKGAKAFVIACNTATVAAVADLRQDYPDWPLVGMEPAVKPAAAATRSGVVGVLATTGTLQSAKFAALLDRFATDVRVITQPCPGLVELIETGDLNSPALRLLLQGYVEPLIAAGCDTIILGCTHYPFLKPLLAEMLPPTIILIDTGAAVARQLQRLLGERELLASGNPEPAQFWTSGDPEHFRNILPTLWKSPGVVRNFGM; from the coding sequence ATGGTTAAGGACGCGCCCATTGGTGTGTTCGACTCCGGTGTCGGCGGCCTGTCGGTGCTGGACGAAATCCAGCGGCTGCTGCCCCATGAGTCGCTGCTGTACGTGGCGGATGGCGGGAATATCCCCTACGGCGAGAAAACCCCGGCATTTATCCTTGATCGTTCGCGACGGGTGGCGGAGTTTTTTCGTGAGAAGGGCGCCAAGGCCTTTGTGATTGCCTGCAACACGGCGACCGTCGCCGCCGTCGCCGATTTGCGCCAGGACTATCCCGACTGGCCATTGGTGGGCATGGAGCCTGCGGTTAAACCCGCCGCCGCCGCGACCCGCAGTGGCGTGGTCGGCGTGCTGGCGACCACCGGCACCCTGCAAAGCGCCAAGTTCGCCGCCTTGCTCGACCGTTTCGCCACCGATGTGCGTGTGATCACCCAGCCGTGCCCAGGCCTGGTGGAGCTGATCGAAACCGGCGACTTGAACAGCCCGGCGTTGCGCCTGCTGTTGCAGGGCTATGTCGAACCGCTGATTGCGGCCGGTTGCGACACCATCATCCTTGGCTGCACCCACTATCCCTTCCTCAAGCCATTGCTCGCCGAGATGCTCCCGCCGACGATCATTCTGATCGACACCGGCGCTGCGGTAGCGCGTCAATTGCAGCGCCTTTTGGGCGAGCGCGAGCTGCTGGCCTCCGGCAATCCCGAGCCTGCGCAGTTCTGGACCAGCGGCGATCCAGAGCACTTCAGAAATATCCTACCGACCCTATGGAAATCCCCCGGCGTTGTGCGTAATTTTGGCATGTGA
- a CDS encoding acyloxyacyl hydrolase, protein MKRLFCLAAIAAAMLGHSFSAQAAGLEFGVGSTSDSTMTYRLGLTSDWDKSWWQTDTGRVTGYWSGAYTYWDGDKRASVSSLSFSPVFVYEFAGEKVKPYIEAGVGVAVFSRTRVEDNNIGQAFQFEDRLGFGLRFVGGSEVGIRATHYSNAGISSNNDGVESYSLHYTMPL, encoded by the coding sequence ATGAAGCGCTTGTTCTGTTTGGCTGCGATTGCGGCCGCAATGTTGGGGCACTCTTTTTCTGCGCAGGCCGCGGGCCTGGAATTTGGAGTGGGGAGTACCAGCGATTCGACCATGACCTATCGGTTGGGGCTGACCTCGGATTGGGATAAAAGCTGGTGGCAGACCGATACGGGCCGCGTGACCGGTTACTGGAGCGGCGCCTACACCTACTGGGACGGTGACAAGCGCGCCAGTGTCAGCAGCTTGTCGTTCTCGCCGGTGTTTGTGTATGAGTTTGCCGGGGAGAAGGTGAAGCCGTACATCGAGGCTGGGGTTGGCGTGGCGGTGTTCTCCCGCACGCGGGTTGAAGACAACAACATCGGCCAGGCTTTCCAGTTTGAAGACCGACTGGGCTTTGGCTTGCGCTTTGTCGGTGGGAGCGAAGTGGGCATTCGGGCCACCCATTACTCCAATGCCGGGATCAGCAGCAATAACGATGGTGTCGAGAGCTATTCGCTGCACTACACGATGCCGTTGTAA
- a CDS encoding YkgJ family cysteine cluster protein — translation MTNIPHTQIAEPAVTCSTCAACCCQLEVMLITDTGVPDRFIDTDDWGGEVMLRLDDGWCAALDRDTMMCTIYEKRPLICREFEMGAPECIDERQGIATVYR, via the coding sequence ATGACCAACATCCCCCACACCCAAATCGCCGAACCTGCCGTCACCTGCTCCACCTGCGCCGCATGCTGCTGCCAGTTGGAAGTCATGCTGATCACCGACACCGGCGTGCCTGATCGCTTTATCGATACCGACGATTGGGGCGGCGAAGTCATGCTGCGCCTGGATGACGGCTGGTGCGCGGCGCTGGATCGCGACACGATGATGTGCACGATTTATGAGAAGCGGCCGCTGATCTGCCGGGAATTCGAGATGGGCGCGCCGGAGTGCATTGATGAGCGCCAGGGGATTGCGACGGTGTATCGCTGA
- a CDS encoding DUF2878 domain-containing protein encodes MLKPLANAVLFQCGWFACVLGGDSLWLLVGVAVLAVHLLWISSWSEEGQVVLAVTLLGTVIDTALRAFGVFHFSLPGPLAPVWLILLWALLATTLRHCLAWSAQPWWRASLLGAVGGPLSYYAGSQLAGVSFGYGTVATLLGLALLWGMIFPWLHWVARQLAH; translated from the coding sequence ATGCTTAAACCGCTGGCGAATGCCGTACTGTTCCAGTGCGGCTGGTTTGCCTGTGTGCTGGGCGGCGACAGCCTGTGGCTATTGGTGGGAGTGGCCGTGCTGGCGGTCCACCTGCTGTGGATAAGTTCGTGGTCCGAGGAAGGCCAGGTGGTCCTGGCCGTCACCCTGCTGGGCACGGTGATCGACACCGCGCTGCGCGCGTTTGGCGTGTTTCACTTCAGCCTGCCCGGGCCGTTGGCGCCGGTGTGGCTGATCCTGTTGTGGGCATTGCTGGCGACCACGCTGCGCCATTGCCTGGCCTGGAGCGCACAGCCCTGGTGGCGTGCAAGCCTGCTGGGCGCGGTGGGCGGGCCATTGTCTTATTACGCCGGCAGCCAGTTGGCCGGGGTCAGTTTCGGCTATGGCACCGTGGCGACCCTCCTCGGGCTGGCGTTGCTTTGGGGCATGATCTTTCCATGGCTGCACTGGGTCGCCAGGCAGTTGGCACACTGA
- a CDS encoding SAM-dependent methyltransferase, producing MKSPSLSVKSNRLNVNGMTAALLRKAVLRQLGQLRHGQLVVIEDGERQVFGAREAHLLGEIQILDSAVWGLVAANGSIGAGEAFIHGYWSSPDLTAVVRVMVSNLDVLDALEGGLAKLARPFTQSLHWLNRNTRKGSQKNIAAHYDLGNDLFEEFLDPTMMYSAAQFLTADDTLEQAQLNKLERICQKLALKPSDHLLEIGTGWGSMAIYAAQQYGCKVTTTTLSKEQFAYTEKRIEALGLQNQVTLLLEDYRDLTGQYDKLVSIEMIEAVGHRFLPTYFKQCAQLLKGNGLMLLQAITIREQRYEQAKSSVDFIQRYIFPGGALPCVQKMLEIVSRDTDMNLLHMEDFGLHYARTLRLWHENFRRAHSRLTEMGYDEYFLRLWEFYLCYCEGGFMERTIGTAQMLLAKPAALTQPLLGRFDA from the coding sequence ATGAAATCCCCTAGCTTATCGGTCAAATCCAACCGCTTGAACGTCAACGGCATGACCGCCGCACTGCTGCGTAAAGCGGTGCTGCGCCAGCTCGGCCAACTGCGCCACGGCCAGTTGGTGGTGATTGAGGACGGCGAACGGCAAGTCTTCGGCGCACGGGAAGCGCACCTGCTGGGGGAAATCCAGATCCTCGACTCGGCGGTGTGGGGGCTGGTGGCGGCCAACGGTTCCATCGGCGCGGGCGAGGCGTTTATTCATGGTTACTGGAGCAGCCCGGACCTCACCGCCGTGGTGCGGGTGATGGTCAGTAACCTCGACGTGCTCGATGCGCTGGAAGGTGGTCTGGCCAAACTCGCGCGGCCCTTCACCCAAAGCCTGCACTGGCTCAACCGCAATACGCGCAAGGGCTCGCAGAAAAACATCGCCGCCCATTACGACCTGGGCAACGACCTGTTCGAGGAATTCCTCGACCCGACCATGATGTATTCGGCCGCACAATTCCTCACCGCCGACGACACCCTGGAACAGGCCCAGTTGAACAAACTGGAACGCATCTGCCAGAAACTCGCGCTGAAACCGTCCGATCACCTGCTGGAAATCGGCACCGGCTGGGGCAGCATGGCGATTTATGCGGCGCAGCAATATGGCTGCAAGGTCACCACCACGACCTTGTCCAAGGAGCAGTTTGCCTACACTGAAAAACGCATCGAGGCCCTGGGTTTGCAGAACCAGGTGACGCTGCTGCTGGAGGACTACCGCGACCTGACCGGGCAGTACGACAAGCTGGTGTCCATCGAGATGATCGAAGCGGTGGGCCATCGCTTCCTGCCGACCTATTTCAAGCAGTGCGCGCAGTTGCTCAAGGGCAACGGCCTGATGTTGCTGCAAGCCATCACCATTCGTGAACAACGCTACGAACAGGCCAAGAGCAGCGTGGACTTTATCCAGCGCTACATCTTCCCCGGCGGCGCCCTGCCCTGCGTGCAGAAGATGCTCGAGATCGTCAGCCGCGACACCGACATGAACCTGCTGCACATGGAGGATTTCGGCCTGCACTACGCGCGAACCCTGCGCCTGTGGCATGAGAACTTTCGCCGCGCCCACAGCCGCCTGACGGAAATGGGCTACGACGAATACTTCCTGCGGCTGTGGGAGTTTTACCTGTGCTACTGCGAAGGCGGTTTTATGGAGCGCACCATCGGCACCGCACAGATGCTGCTGGCCAAGCCGGCGGCGCTGACCCAGCCGCTGCTCGGGCGTTTTGATGCTTAA
- a CDS encoding DUF1365 domain-containing protein gives MNSALYSGWIAHRRFTPKGHAFRYRIGLLYLDLSEQHEVFGLSPLAGERWAPFAFRQQDYLRELTRHGMSLTDAVRQEVGKALGRIPLGAICLLTQARSWGLAFNPVSFFYCFEADGTLAAILCEVTNTPWRERYHYVLPAQALPADEHQHFAVAKAFHVSPFLPRDLEYRMSFSPPAAKLGVHMADWQGELKVFDATLSLQREALNRASLHRYLWRFPWMTAKTCLAIYWQALRLLLKRTPIFSHHAAEGASRTAVGYTKDRRHEIP, from the coding sequence GTGAACAGCGCCCTCTACAGCGGCTGGATCGCCCATCGGCGGTTTACGCCCAAGGGCCATGCCTTTCGCTACCGGATCGGCCTGCTGTACCTGGACCTCAGCGAACAGCACGAAGTGTTCGGTTTGTCGCCACTGGCGGGCGAGCGCTGGGCGCCGTTCGCGTTTCGCCAGCAGGATTACCTGCGTGAATTGACCCGTCACGGCATGAGCTTGACCGATGCCGTACGCCAAGAAGTCGGCAAGGCCCTGGGGCGCATACCCCTGGGCGCAATCTGCCTGCTGACCCAGGCTCGCAGTTGGGGCCTGGCTTTTAATCCGGTGAGTTTCTTCTACTGCTTCGAGGCCGATGGAACACTGGCCGCGATCCTCTGTGAAGTGACCAACACCCCGTGGCGCGAGCGCTATCACTACGTACTGCCGGCCCAGGCGTTGCCTGCCGACGAGCACCAGCACTTCGCCGTGGCCAAGGCGTTTCATGTGTCGCCGTTTTTGCCCCGGGACCTGGAATACCGCATGAGCTTCAGCCCGCCCGCCGCGAAACTCGGCGTGCACATGGCCGACTGGCAGGGCGAGCTGAAAGTCTTCGACGCCACGTTGAGCCTGCAACGCGAAGCTTTGAACCGGGCCAGCCTGCACCGTTACCTGTGGCGCTTCCCGTGGATGACCGCCAAGACTTGCCTGGCCATTTACTGGCAGGCCCTGCGCCTTTTACTTAAACGCACGCCGATTTTTTCCCATCACGCCGCCGAAGGCGCTTCTCGCACCGCAGTCGGGTACACCAAGGATCGCCGCCATGAAATCCCCTAG
- a CDS encoding NAD(P)/FAD-dependent oxidoreductase, which produces MKIAIIGSGIAGLTSAYLLSRRHDITLFEASDCIGGHTHTANVTVEGKSYAVDTGFIVFNNWTYPNFIKLLGQIGVTFKPTEMSFSVCDPSAGFEYNGNNLNSLFAQRRNILSPGFWGMLRDILRFNRQAPLDLQEQRISAEMTLGEYLQAGGYGQRFIQHYIVPMGAAIWSMSLADMLGFPLQFFVRFFKNHGLLSVSNRPQWCVIEGGSSRYIEPLTQSFREKIRLNCPVTRVERSAIGVVIHSAAGSEVFDKVVFACHSDQALALLGDASPAEQQILGALPYADNDVVLHTDTRLLPDRRLAWASWNYRLDGSAQKQAAVTYDMNILQGIDSATTFCVSLNQTAMINPLKVLARYTYAHPQYSLAAVAAQARWEELHGAQHTYYCGAYWANGFHEDGVVSALRVAKAFGEIL; this is translated from the coding sequence GTGAAGATCGCCATCATCGGCAGCGGCATCGCCGGGCTGACCAGTGCTTATCTGCTCAGTCGCCGCCATGACATCACGTTGTTCGAAGCGAGCGACTGCATTGGCGGGCACACCCATACAGCCAATGTCACGGTGGAGGGCAAAAGCTATGCGGTGGACACCGGCTTTATCGTGTTCAACAACTGGACCTACCCCAACTTCATCAAGCTGCTGGGGCAGATCGGCGTGACGTTCAAACCCACCGAGATGAGCTTTTCGGTGTGCGACCCGAGCGCCGGGTTCGAATACAACGGCAACAACCTCAACAGCCTGTTCGCCCAGCGCCGCAACATTCTATCGCCGGGTTTCTGGGGCATGTTGCGCGACATCCTGCGCTTCAACCGCCAGGCGCCGCTGGACCTGCAAGAGCAACGCATCAGCGCCGAGATGACCCTGGGTGAATACCTGCAAGCCGGCGGCTACGGCCAGCGGTTTATCCAGCACTACATCGTGCCGATGGGGGCGGCGATCTGGTCGATGTCCCTGGCGGACATGCTCGGGTTTCCCCTGCAATTCTTCGTACGGTTCTTCAAGAACCATGGTTTGTTGTCGGTGAGTAACCGGCCGCAATGGTGCGTGATCGAAGGCGGCTCCAGCCGCTATATCGAGCCGCTGACCCAGTCCTTCCGCGAAAAAATTCGCCTCAATTGCCCGGTTACCCGGGTTGAACGCTCAGCGATCGGCGTGGTTATCCACAGCGCCGCCGGCAGCGAGGTTTTCGACAAGGTGGTGTTCGCCTGCCACAGCGACCAGGCCCTGGCGCTGCTGGGCGACGCGAGCCCGGCCGAGCAACAGATCCTCGGCGCCCTGCCCTACGCCGACAACGACGTGGTCCTGCACACCGACACCCGTTTGCTGCCCGACCGCAGACTGGCCTGGGCCAGCTGGAACTATCGCCTCGACGGCAGCGCGCAAAAACAGGCTGCCGTGACCTACGACATGAACATCCTGCAGGGCATCGACAGCGCCACGACTTTTTGCGTGAGCCTCAACCAGACAGCGATGATCAACCCGCTCAAAGTCCTTGCCCGCTACACCTACGCCCACCCGCAATACAGCCTGGCCGCCGTGGCCGCACAAGCGCGCTGGGAAGAACTGCACGGCGCGCAGCACACCTACTATTGCGGTGCCTACTGGGCCAACGGTTTCCACGAAGACGGCGTGGTCAGCGCGTTGCGTGTAGCCAAGGCGTTTGGGGAAATCCTGTGA
- a CDS encoding SDR family NAD(P)-dependent oxidoreductase: MNLVPPRRYWLTGASSGIGAELAKALLDSGAHVAVSSRSKAPLEQLAQQYPGQVLVVAGDLTNSQTVREIGEHIAVVWGSLDTVILNAGTCEYVDAKQFDASIIEHVVRTNLLASSYCIEAALPLLRAGHSPHLVGVASAVTYLPMPRAEAYGASKAGLRYLFESLRIDLSPEGIDVTVVSPGFVDTPLTARNDFPMPLSWPADKAARHIFAKLQNRPLEIAFPALFIAALWPLSKLPNRAKLIIGKRMLRSPPPRKDDL, encoded by the coding sequence ATGAACCTTGTGCCGCCCCGTCGTTATTGGTTGACCGGTGCCAGCAGTGGCATCGGTGCCGAACTGGCCAAAGCGCTGCTCGACAGCGGCGCCCATGTGGCCGTCAGCTCCCGCTCCAAGGCGCCGCTGGAGCAACTCGCCCAGCAATATCCGGGGCAAGTGCTGGTGGTGGCAGGCGACCTGACCAACAGCCAGACCGTGCGCGAAATCGGTGAGCACATCGCCGTGGTCTGGGGCTCGCTGGACACGGTGATCCTCAACGCCGGCACCTGCGAATACGTGGATGCCAAACAGTTCGACGCCTCGATCATCGAACACGTGGTGCGCACCAACCTGTTGGCCAGCAGTTACTGCATCGAGGCCGCCCTGCCGCTGTTGCGCGCCGGTCATAGCCCGCACCTGGTCGGCGTGGCCAGTGCCGTGACGTACCTGCCGATGCCCCGGGCGGAAGCCTACGGCGCCTCCAAGGCCGGCCTGCGCTACCTGTTTGAATCCCTACGTATCGACCTGTCGCCCGAAGGCATCGATGTGACCGTGGTCAGCCCGGGGTTTGTCGACACGCCGCTGACCGCCCGCAACGATTTCCCGATGCCCCTGAGCTGGCCCGCAGACAAGGCCGCGCGGCATATCTTCGCCAAGCTGCAAAACCGTCCACTGGAAATCGCCTTCCCGGCGCTGTTCATTGCTGCACTGTGGCCGCTGTCGAAACTGCCGAACCGCGCCAAGCTGATCATCGGCAAACGCATGCTGCGCAGCCCGCCACCGAGGAAGGACGACCTGTGA
- a CDS encoding nuclear transport factor 2 family protein: MSDFLRRFAQAFASVDKHNLHLLDSLYSKDISFTDPLHEVHGLTALHRYFAELYDNVTQLRFDFHGFDQVAEGEGYLRWKMSFCHPRLAKGEVIRVEGCSHLLWRDKVYQHRDYFDAGALLYEHVPVLGGVVRWLKRRMG; the protein is encoded by the coding sequence ATGAGTGATTTCCTGCGCCGCTTCGCCCAGGCCTTTGCCAGTGTGGACAAGCACAACCTGCACCTGCTCGACAGCCTGTACAGCAAGGACATCAGCTTCACCGACCCGCTGCACGAGGTGCATGGGCTGACGGCGCTGCACCGTTACTTCGCCGAGCTGTACGACAACGTCACCCAGCTGCGCTTTGACTTCCATGGCTTCGATCAAGTGGCTGAAGGCGAAGGCTACCTGCGCTGGAAAATGAGCTTCTGCCACCCGCGCCTGGCCAAGGGCGAAGTGATTCGCGTCGAAGGCTGCTCGCACCTGCTGTGGCGCGACAAGGTGTACCAGCATCGAGATTATTTCGACGCAGGTGCACTGCTGTATGAGCACGTGCCGGTCCTCGGCGGCGTGGTCCGTTGGCTGAAAAGGAGAATGGGATGA